The genomic stretch TAAGAAAACCCTTGAACCTAGAGCAAGTCCTGGCTTCCCTGCTTGCTATTGACCTAGTGATTTAGCTTGTCCACTATGCAATATTTTCTTACCGTACTGCCAATTCTTTTCTCCACAATGCAAAACTGGAGAGTTAATTACTCCCAGGGGCAAAACTAGCCCCATGCCATTCTCTCTAAACATGGAAAATGCCAGGCAGTGGGCTAGCTCAAGAGCACTCAGGACAGCGAACTCCACAGATGGTAGGCAGTCAGTTCTTACTAGTGAGCAGTTTAGAGAAATGGACTGCACTGGGCTGCTTTATCCTGAGAATGTGGCCTTGACTGAGGGAagctccctgtgcctcagtttctcatctgaaGACTGCATTGCTCTTTAAGGTATTTCCCGGCCCCACCCCAGACCCGTTCTTCCATTGCGTGAAGCAACAGTGCCCTCTAGCGTTTCGTAGGTTGTGCCACGATTTTCAAGGTGAAAGGTTTCATAAACCATGTTCATAAATGAGTGGCCAATGTAAAAGTAGGTGAGGGAGAAGACAACATAAGGCCTCAGAGGCAGCCCTAGAAAATTTGGGGGGAATGTGCTTTTACAGGATTCTGCACCTCCAATCACAAATACACACCAAAGCCAGCACTATCAACggttttcttttcaaagatctttcataatcatatcatcaaacatctgaaaacttttttttcaagactcAGGAAAGAGTCAGTGTACAGAGCAGGTGGCACAAGGGCTCTGGAAGGCAACAGACTTGCACTGGAATTCCAGCCCCATTACTGAATGTTCTCAGCAAAGTTATCTTTGTACCctatttttctcaattataaaataatttcagtaatAACTTCCTCCTGAGCTTATGAATATTAAATGCAATTTCTAGGTTGTTGCCAGGTTCATAGTAAACAGTTTCTGGGTCAGTATAAAaaactgttcattttctttgtttttattatgtccCCATTTGCTCTTTGCAAAGtcaaaatcaaaggaagaattatTGCCTGGAAGTCTGAGCCATCCAGGATGCACCAGAGGTTGAAGCTGTTTTCAGATGAAGCAAAGCTGTGTGTGCAAGTTACCTTTAAAACCGTCGAAGTAGGGGCCTAGGGACTTCTGGGTGGCAGGGTTCACTGGGCTTCTGAATTTGTACACATCTGGGATTCAAGAAAGCACAATGGCCCATGGCCACTGCAGAAAATGAAATGGCCAATGCAGGCCTGAGCGCTGCTGGGCAGAGGAGACAGCCCACAGACAGCTTTCTTATCTGAGGGGGTCCCTACAGTGACATTCCTGAGAACAGGCGGGTAGAATCCTGAACTCAGGAGTCTCAGGGACACCTAAACTTCCTTTCGAAGATGAAGAAACAATGCTCCATAGGCCATCTTCGGGGCCCATGTCTAGTGCCACCAGGACCAGCTCTAGGTTTGCTGGGGACACAGCCCCTTCTCCACTGGAACTGAGCTGCCTGGGCCCCCAGAGGCTCCTTCTACACTTCCTGCTTCCAGTTCTCCCTCCCCTTTGCTGGGACTGGCAGGGTGAGAAAGGCTGCAGAAAGGGCCAAATGGGAAAGGAACAGGAACAGCAGAGGGgatgagagaggggagagagagtggGTGCAACCAGGCCTGATTGCATGGTCCCAGCACATCAGCAAGGAAGGGCTGACCCCAAGACCCATAGCGGAACCACCATCCCTGCTCAGCTATCCTCACCAATACTGAGAGCAGCCCTGCTTCCGGAGACAGGATTTAGTCCCGCACTCTTCAAACTTATTTTGTTAGCATTCCCCCAACACAGTTGCTGTGCCATAGTTTAGGTGAGGAATGGTCTCCCAAGGCctgtgtgttgaaggcttggtccctagctTGTAGAGCTATTTGGGAGGCAGTGGAACCTGTAGGTAGTGGAAGAAAGTCAGattattgggggtgtgcccttgaagaggatattgggaCCTCTCTTTTTTTGCTTCCTGACTACCATGAGCTGAGGTTTTTTTCTGTCACACTCTTACTGTTATGTGCTGTGCCAGAAACAGGCCCAAAGGCAAGGGGGCCCAGCAagcatggactaaaacctctgaaacaatcatgagccaaaataaacctatcctccttataaattgattacctcaggtgttttgtcacagtaatggaaagctgactagcacataTTCTTAGCACACAATTGACCAAGACATCACAGATACATTACACATTTTTATAATCAGGCaagtaggttttttaaaaattggttcacGAATCCTAGAATGAAGCAGGATTCAGCTTTGACATTATTGctatttttcacttttagtgTTGTAAAATGAAACCTTGTTTACATAAATAAGTTGGTGGCACAGCTAGGAGTTTTGTTACCTTGTTGTCACCTGAACTTCTAGGTATAGTTCAGAAGTGTTTAATCATTGGAAATTATTTTGTATGGTCTATTGGCTGACAATTTGGTGAGGATCTTCCCTAAAGGTATTGAAGGTAAAGAATTGGATCTACTGAATTTGCAAAAGGATGGTGTTTTAGTTGgtttttttcatctctgtgaccaaaatacctgacaagaactattagaggaggaaaacttcaTTTGGGCTCAGAGGTCTTTGGCTTGAGAGGTCTTCTTCCATAGACAACTGGCTCCATctctctgggtccaagatgaggcagagcatcatggcagaagggcgtggtggaggaaagcagctcaggccatcaggaagcagagtgagcttctctcaccagggacaaaatataaactccaaaaactcacccccagtgacctacctcctccagccacaccctgcctgcttgcagttaccacccagttaatccatatccaTGAATTAAGTCACAGATTATGTTACAACTCTtgcaatctaatcatttcaatcTCTAGacgttcttgcattgtctaacatgtgagcttttgggggacaccacataacTAAACTATAACAGATGGTTTACCTTATCTTCTTACTTTCTCAGCCCCTACActaataatatttcaaattatccCTTTGTTTGACATCACCAAAACTTTCCACACACCATGGTAAGATCAGGATGGGTAGCAGAAGAGTGGCCTTTCTTTTGTAGAAAGCGGAAAAGGTGATTgtagagagaaaacagaagaggcttCTGTCCCAAGCCTGTGCCCAGGTAGCTCCGTTCAAAAGTTGAATATTTAGACAGTAATTCCCttaaaactatcattatttgtatttcatcTAAAACATGCTCCAAAGTTTGTAACTCTGGGGCAGATCAGGGACTAGAGTTGAGTGAGGCACTCACCAGAGATATACATTTAAGGGAAGGTCAAAGTAAACCCTTCGTAAGCAGATAAATCATATCTGAACACagtattatttcatatttaatgctaaaatattcataatgaaCAAGAtgtcaacatttaaaataaaaaagatcatcaggaggctgagaaggaaGGAGCCCAGAAGCCCAAGAGCTCAGGGCCAAccgtgagaacctgtctcaaaaaatagagacaaaatCAGAGGACGGGTGTACCCAGTTTAAAGTATGCAGGTGTCCCAAACACAAGAGCCATTAGAAACAGGTGAAAAGATGTGTAATGATTCTCTTGCCCATACTGCCACCTGCTGCTGGAGCCAGGTAATGCTTTCCCCACTGTCAAAGAGGTGTGACCGTCCTCTTAAGGCAGCCATTCACTTTAGGAAGTTTGAAAAACTCCTGGCCACCCTGAGCAGTGGGGAGCAGGTGTCAAAGGATCCATAACTGAGTCACAAGACAGTTTGGGACTCAGCCTAGCCCTTCACTAACTGGACCATCTTGAACATACGGCATCATCTCTCTGAGTCTCTTTCTGCACTTCCTGCAACGGATCTCATCACCTCCTCCCATATGTTAAATTTCATGAGATGCTTTCTGTGATAACAGACTTCCTGGCACAGGGTATGTACAACATTCACTGGAagctgcctccccaccccaccccacccacactGATCAACTATCATCCATTTGTCACTGAAGGCAAGACACAATAGAAGACAGGGAGCAAAAGATGCTGTGGAAATTCAGACAGTAGAGCAATGACCAGCGCTGAGGGGTGAGGAAAACGTCTCCGAGGAGGTGTCACTAGAGCTGGGCTTATGGTGATTAACTGAGCCAGGTCATGCAGGAGCTGGCCAGTACCTTCTGGGGAACAGTAGGCCacctcttgattttatttcaggAAAGTTCCAGTCACAGGAAGCAAACCAGCCATGGCGATACAAAGGCCAATGCCTTTGTAATGAACCCTCTGCTAAATCCCAACTCAGCTACTGACTAGTTTTGTGTCCAACAGAAGCCACTGAACTTCCCTGagcttccatttcctttcctGTAAAATGATGATCAGAACACAACTTATCCAGGGTGGATGAAACTAAACCAGGTGACACGTTTGAAATTCCATCCCAGATGTGgtggcccatgtctgtaatcccagcagcttgggaggttgaggcaggaggatcaaaagttcaaagccagcctcagcaacttagcgagggcctgtctcaaaataaaaaataaaagggctgggggtgtggctcagtggttaagtgcccctgggttcaatccctggtggtACTACGATAATACTACTTCTACTACCACTGATAATAATTTCCTGCAATATGGTGGGCACAAAACATTCTCCATGATAACATGAAGCAACACTTTGACCCCTGATTAGCCTTCAGTGAATAAGAAGGAAGGGGACACCTTGGCCATTGGTAGGGGAGTTTGGCCACTCCCACATTTGGCTCCTGGACCAGCCCCAAGTTGTGTTGAGGTAGAAGGTGGATGCAAAGCTCTCCACTCCTCCCCTACCCCACAGCAGGTCCAGCATTTCAGTGCATCCCAGATCCTCAGAAGGAGGAGAAATGGAGTGGGGTGAGGGTGCTGGATTCCAACAGATGGAAGTGGGTTTGcaaaaagaaacctgaaaatCCGAATAACGACTGTAACTTAGATATCAATATCATCAGTTTGTTTCCTGACCTTGGTAAGCATGTTGTTGCTTATGTAAGAAAATTTCCTTGTTTTCAGAAAACACACAATGAAGTATTTAGGGATAAACGGGAATCATGTATGCAtttacatcaaaaataataaGAGGATTAAACAAAAAATAGGGAAATGATAATACTGGGGGCATCAAAAATTCTTGCAACTTTCCTGGAAGTCTGAGATTAGGTGAaaacaaaaagttacaaaaagaaaaagagccaggGCTCGCTCTCCCCCGTTCTACCCCGTCCTCCCTCTGAGAATCCACCGGGGGTATGCTCAGCAGGCTTCTTGCACCAGCAGCTCAGGCCTTCTGGCCCCGCCCCCCGAAGTCCCGCCCCGCCCCCCGTGGTCCCGCCCTGCCCGGCGCACCCAGCACAGACCGCAGGGACTCTGGGTGAAGCTGCACCGACTTTATTGCAAGAGGAGGCCCCAGGGCGGGAGCAGCAAGGGCTCCCCTGGCACTCCCCGGCGCCCTAAGATCCCTGGACCCCGCGGACCCCGCCCCTCCCTGGGACCCCGCCACCCCCGTCCCTCCAGCCCCGGGCCCCCCCCACTCGGCCGCACTGCTAGCGGCTACACGATGGCGAACTGGCAGATGTAGGGCAGCGCGTCGCGGCAGCGCTTATCGAACCACTTGCCGTTGGCCGCACCGGCCAGGGCGGCGCAGTTCTCGGCCTTGCCGCCGTCTGGCTGCGCCGTGATCTCCGTCTCCCAGTTCTTGTAGGCTACGCGACCGCCGGTCATGTCCACCCAGGAGCCCTCGGCTGCCATGTCGTTGAGGCCCAGCCACACCTCGGCCTCGCTGCCCACGCTCTGGCGCGCGTACTCGAACAGGGCGTCGTTCTCCGAGCCCGTCTGCGGTGTGCCCAGCGTGCCCCCGCGCGAGATGCAGTCCTCACTCGCCTCGTGGAAGGTCTTCGGCTGGGGGAAGGCCAGGAAGCACTTCATGTGCACCTTGGTGCCCTTCAGGCAGACTGGAAGGGAGAGAGATGGCTGTCATTGCGGGTCCCCCGGTTCCAAGCCCAAGAGCCACCCGCACCAGCTCTAGGAAGGCCCACCATCCTTcatcccatcccctcccacccttaCAGTCCCTAGACTCAGGCAACAGGACCCTGCTGTGGTGGACACTGAGGCACTGGGTCCAGATCCGTGATGGAGAGGTCTTGAAGCTCCTGCCATTGGAATCAGGTGCTGTGCTGCAGAGAGCCACCTGAGGGCTGTGGGAGTGTAAAGTCCAGGTAATCTCCATTCAAAGCGGAATGATTCTGAAGGGCTCTTTCAGCTTTCTGGCTCTTGTAAGGTCACATTTGGAGGCTAACCTCAGCTGTCCCCTGCCCCATTGCACTGCACTACCTTCCctgccgcccccccccccaaaaaaaaaaagtgtggatcAGAGACCTCTTCCCAATGGATTCACTTCCCAGGGAATCCATCTCTGATCCTTCATCCCTCTAGGATCCCAGAGCTTGCACTGCCAGGGTGCATGCCCATGTTGAGCTGGGACCACACTCCAGGTACCTGGGACCTGCAGTCCCTGACATGCAATGGGCCTCATCCCAGATCAGACCTCCCACCGCCTGAGTGCCCCAGCTTGAGGTTACAAGACCCTCTGATAGAAGAAACAACAGAAGAGGTGGGCTCTGGCTTTTTTGGGTGTGGAACTCAGGACTCGAGGATTCTCAGATTGAGCCTGGCCTCAGAGATTGTAAGGAAGTACTATTTGTTCAAGTTAGGGGGACAGGAGGTGTTTTCTTCAAGCAATTTGTTTCGTTGCTTCACTTCTAACTTACATGTTTAGACAGGTGGGGTGTATGCCTCTTGCTGCTGCCCCACAATGTCAGGGACACAGCAGTTCCACCGCCCCCATCTCACCCTCCCAACTCACTCACCTGCTCACCCGGTTACTTCCACTCCATGCAGCAAATATGGGCAGAGTGACACCTCCATATATGTCCCTGTGGGCATCTGACAACCCTAAACAGGGGCCTGAGGTCTCACAGAGGTGTCTAGTCCCACACTTTGTCCCAACTCAGCCATCCTACCTCGTGCTGTCCTGCAGCTAAGCCAAACCAGCCTTTCCTTCCTGCTGGGGACACTGACTCTGCCTAGGTCCCCCTAGGGATGAAGAACTTGCTTCTGGAAGTGTGCAGGAAGACAGTCCTCTGCTGGGATTGTCTCTGTGGGAGACAGCCACCTGGCCCGAGGTCACATCCCTTTCCCAAAGCAGCTGCACTCAGGGACTGACCAATGTGGCCTCTTGCCCAACCCAAGGCAGTGCTGAAGGGATGTCCCATCGCCAGGGCACCCCGTATAGTAGATGGAGGCTTTTGTGGACTCCACAGTGCAGCTCTCTCTGCCACTCGAGCTCCCTtctgtcccctccctgcctcaGGTGCAGATCCTGAGAATGTCCCCTAATATTCCTCCCTCAGGCTAAGCTCTGTCTCAGGGCTGCTTCCTGGAAACAGCCCTCAACACTCCCAAGGACCCTCAGCAAACATTAGTGCCCGTGATATTATCCTACTGTCCTGTCCCTCTGATGATTCAGGCTAGCCCTCCCCCATGCCTCTGCTTGCAGGCTGTCTCTCTTCATCTCTTCTAATCCTGAAAGTCCCTTCAAGGCTCAAGTGATTCCATGAGCACATTGAGGCTTCTGGAGAGAGGGCCCTGGCCACCTCTGTCTCCTTATGCTTGGCAGAGTCATACTGGCTGGGTTCTTCACGTGTACTGCTGACAGATGACGGGAGAGAAGTGTCACCTCCACAGGCCCCTATTCATCCACGTCAGCttggttggtttggtttgctCTGGGTGGGTTCACTATCAAGGTCATTTGTGGGATGTGGTAACAGAAGATCCCTAAGGAGGCAGGAAGCCAGGAACTTCCTGGGAGTCAGCAGACTCGGAGGAGAGTACTTTGGACCTCTATATGTCATGGACTTTGGGCAAGGAGGTCCTCACTTACCCTCTCCTGCACTGACTTTTCACAAGTACATGGTTACACAAGTGAGAGACCTCAGAGTTAATGCTTAAGTCTACCGCTAGCTAGTCCCTCTGCTCtgtagaagagaaaactgaggcccagagtggcCCTGTGCTCTTCTAAATGCCCCCTCTGTTGCGGACACTTTGCTTCCCAGCTGTCTTCTCCCTTGTCTGCCTCCAACATAGAGGCCAAAAAAGCTGTCTTCTTGCACTCTCCAGTGCTCTTAAAGCTACAGATGGCCACGTGTAGAGTCCTGGTCAGTGAGATGGAAGTGGAAGGGTCATACTTTCCAAAGAATGGGATAGATGTGCTGGGCCACCTTTCATCCTTCTGGTCTCAAATGGCCTCCTGATGCCTGGATTTGGGGCCACCATGTTGGAACCACGAGGTGAAGTTTCTGAGCAAACCACTTAACAGCCACTTACTTCCACACTCACTTTTTGTTGAAGCCACTGTcgggttttcttttatttaaagtaaaGACATCTCTGGAGATGCTTTTTTACTAGAATCTTCTCCCTCCCATCCGCCATGTTAAGCAGAGTATCCAAGGTTGTGTGTTTGTCCCTCCTTCAAGAAAGATTTAGAGTATTGATCTGCGGCAGGCACTATGctggacagggagggaggagagacgaGACAATCTAAAGCAGGCGTGTGTCCTTGGGGCTTAGAGTCTAGTGTGGCGGGGGGCAGACATAAATCAAGACCATTACAACCACAATAaatgtgataaaagaaaaaactgttcTCTGAGAGTTGGTATAGCTGAGGAGCCTGCTTGATGAGGACTTAGAGGCTCCCGAGAAGTACCCTGGAGGCTTGTATGAGGTGGCTCTTGAGCAATCCAGACTGCCAGAAAAGCATGTGCAAAGACCCTGTGCTAGGAGGGACAGAGGGTGGCACTTTCAAAAGACAGGCTGGCCAGTGTGAATGCAGAAAGGATCTGAGTGGAAGACTGCCCGGTGAGAAGTATCTTGGAGGCTTCCGAGGAGGCAGAGTGGGGAAGGACCCAGAACCCAGGAAGTGGGTGAGCTGTGCTCAGAGAAGCTGCGGGTGAGAGGGCAGCCATGGACACAGGGAGGTTTGTAGATTTGCTACAGAGGAGTCAGGGTGACCCCAggttgggaagctgaggcatggCAAAACGGAGCCAAGTGAGGCTCTGCTCCTCTCGGCTGTTGACAAGGTGGTCGGCTTCCCGGTGGGAAGCAAGGGCGAGGACATAGTGACAGAGTGACAGCCCCGTAGTGTGGTTTGCTGCCAGTGAGTTAGTGTGCGTTATGTACTTGGAACAGCACCAGGCACCTCACCAGTGATGTTCACTGGTGAGAACGCACGCTGCGTCTCCCTGCCTCCCGGACTGGAGACCAAGGTCACAGGGGAGCGGGTGAGACGGAGGAGGGTGGAGAATGGAGACCTCAGGCTGCGGGGGCAGGTGGCTGTGACCTTAGCCCTCAGCTGTGTGACGGTCACATCTTTGCTGGGCAGGGGAGTGCAGAGCCAGGAGGGCAGAAGCCCAGCAATCCCGACTCCTGACTCCCAGCCTGGCACAGACCAGGTTGCTTCCTGCTCTGTGGGACTGGGTGCAGGATCTCTTGGTGGGCCCAGCTGGGGGTGATAAGTCCTGCCTCAGATGACTCAAAGAGACAGTGTCAGTCACACTGCTGACATGACTGTGAGTTTAGCAGGGTCCAGGCCTGCAGAAGCTGCTTAGTGGAGTGTCTCCTGGGAGCCGTGCCAGTTTGGGCCACTACCTCTGCCCCTGGAGTGGCCTGGGAGTTCACTTCTCCTGGCCAGTAGGATTCCTGTTGGAGAGCCTCCTGCCCTCTTGGACATTCCCACTGTCACACCTCCCAGCTATGACCAGAGACTCAACTGCACATGCCTGGTTGGGTCTTGTCAGGGATCTCTCCAGAGGAAGCAAGCTAGGGACAGGgctccctgtccctgctgccctggcctggAGGCCTGGCCTAATGCAGCCAGGGCCCTGATGCTGGCTGGCAGTCAAAGGCACGTTCCTGGCCACAGCCACCAGCCTGGGCTCTCAGCTGCACTCCTGCCCAGAGAGGGCCCACTCACCCGTCTGCAGGGCCTGCTGCTCCTTCAGCAGGGCCACCTCCTGGGCCAGGCTGTCCAGCCGGCTCTTGAGCTCCTCAAGCATCTTTGGGCTCACGACATCTGGGATGAAGTCAGGAGAAAATGGGGACGGTCACAAACACATGAAGAAGGAAGTAGAGAccggggcaggggaggggggacAGGCAGAGAGGACCCAACCTGTCAATCAGCCATGAAGGGACAAGGGAAAGGACTCCCCTCAGCCTTGCTCCCTGGGTGTGCTCTCAACCACCCTGTCGCCTCCAGAGGAGATGGGAGAACAGGGAGCAGGGACAAGGGCCCTTGAGATCCCAAAGGCCACTTCCCCAGGCTGGAAGAAGGAGAACAGACCAGCAGGACAGGTGCTCCACCCGGGGACAACGGAGCAGAATGCAGCCATGCACAGGAGCTGGCAGGTCACAGACATGGGTGACCTGGGACAAATTGCTCAGCCTCTTTGGATtgtctcctcatctataaaatgggaggaTAACAGCCCCGCTGAGAGGACTCTGGAGAAGACTAAGAGAAATAAAGCCTGTAACCAGCAGCTCCCGCCTGGCACATAAGTGCACCCACCCAGTTACAGCTGGGCAGGTGGAAGGAACCAGGTTTTCACGTTTAGCCACCAGTGCGTTAGTGGCGGCTGCAGGCCAGGTCCGGGCTCAGCCCTTCCACACGCTATTCTGTGGTGCTCTCAATCTTATGCCTTGGGAAATGTGTCGTTCTCTACCACCAGCATTTcaaaatggggaaactgaggccagccTTCTATAACCCGAGCCGGCCTGTTGGGAGCTGGTTGTGTGTGCGTGGGCAGGGGCAGGCGGGAAaacagatttgtgtgtgtgtgtaagttgaGAGATCTGTGGGCGGGCCCCAGTCTTTCTGAAACCCCAGGGGCTTCTGGAAGGGCTGCACTGGGCTCGGGGTAGAGGGTGGGGAAAGGCTTTGGCAGCCCATTTGCTGCGTCTGTTTACAATTCACATTCACGAGGGATGAGATCAGGCCTCTGTCCCCCCAGCAGACGACTTTGCAGAAAAATAGCATGCAACACACAGACTTATTATATACAGAGATTAGTGATGTAGCTTGTCAAACACGAGGGAAGAAACACCCAGATGAGCAAGGCAAAAAGAGAGGGTTGGGCACTGGCAAACTAGCTTGGAGTTACATGTGCCTCGCCCCTGCCTCTGACTCAGTCTTTGGGTTCACAGTAGCTCTGCCTGGGTTAGGTGTGCAAGACATCGCATGTTCCAGCTGGACTATTGaaatccctttttttatttttgcagtgctggggattgaactcagggccttctgcttgtgaggcaagcactctaccaactgagctatctccccagcctcagtAGCTCTAGACCCACTCACACATGCACCAGCACAGGGCGCCATGCAAAGCTGTGCAAGTTGGGTACTGCTCAAGGGTATCAGCTGAGGGAACA from Sciurus carolinensis chromosome 17, mSciCar1.2, whole genome shotgun sequence encodes the following:
- the Clec3b gene encoding tetranectin, which gives rise to MELWGAYLLLCLFSLLTPVTAEAPTPKVKKAANAKKDVVSPKMLEELKSRLDSLAQEVALLKEQQALQTVCLKGTKVHMKCFLAFPQPKTFHEASEDCISRGGTLGTPQTGSENDALFEYARQSVGSEAEVWLGLNDMAAEGSWVDMTGGRVAYKNWETEITAQPDGGKAENCAALAGAANGKWFDKRCRDALPYICQFAIV